A portion of the Leucoraja erinacea ecotype New England chromosome 9, Leri_hhj_1, whole genome shotgun sequence genome contains these proteins:
- the LOC129700590 gene encoding ovarian cancer G-protein coupled receptor 1-like, whose product MDNVTVGRSNSSCLVDNSADVLVPVIYAATFLVSLPGNCLSIYVAALQVKRGNEIGVYLINLCFVDIINTLILPYWFCHHFTTAIGNVSVHNTVAVLSSSTMYMSPAFLCCIAADRHLAIVHPLRFHRLRTLRAAVAVSATCWLLQLSLHALLLHQQGLLSSDFTSRPLWVDLPLEATAAEVCLIRFVLSFCLPFSLFLFCSQRIYRAVARSSGVEDGEKRKIAKLLLLLLLVYAVSFGPYQLTSLARSVAEPGNCPFAQLAITPYNVFFAWTGVNCAADPILYCWLSDAARQDIVHLTTALKHKLPRLCRRLEHHRADRTPKHISDLPQVITSNIERVVSQSYKLREQTNLQPYSMLPLGEFLICFLISFCLSFSLFLFCSQRIYRALARSSGVEDGEKRKIAKLLLLLLLVYIISFGPYHFAALAHGVAEPGSCPFAQLAITPYNVFFAWTGVNCVADPILYCWLSDTA is encoded by the exons ATGGACAACGTGACGGTCGGGAGGTCCAACTCCAGTTGCTTGGTGGACAACAGCGCGGATGTCCTGGTGCCAGTCATCTACGCCGCCACCTTCCTTGTCAGCTTGCCCGGCAACTGCCTGTCCATCTACGTGGCCGCATTGCAAGTGAAGAGAGGCAACGAGATCGGTGTCTACTTGATCAACCTTTGCTTCGTCGACATCATCAACACCCTCATCTTGCCCTACTGGTTCTGCCATCACTTCACTACCGCCATCGGCAACGTGTCCGTGCACAACACGGTGGCGGTGTTGTCCTCCAGCACCATGTACATGAGCCCTGccttcctgtgctgcattgcGGCGGACCGCCACCTCGCCATCGTCCACCCTCTCCGGTTCCACCGGCTGAGGACCCTGCGGGCAGCCGTGGCGGTGAGCGCGACGTGCTGGCTGCTCCAGCTGTCCCTCCAcgccctcctcctccaccagcaGGGCCTCCTCTCCTCCGACTTCACCTCCAGGCCACTCTGGGTGGATCTTCCCCTGGAGGCCACCGCGGCCGAGGTGTGCCTGATACGTTTCGTCCTCAGCTTctgcctccccttctccctcttcctcttctgCTCCCAGAGGATCTACAGGGCGGTGGCCAGGAGCAGCGGCGTGGAAgacggagagaagaggaagatcgCCAAGTTGCTGCTCTTGCTCCTCCTGGTCTACGCCGTCAGCTTCGGGCCTTACCAGTTGACCTCCCTTGCCCGCAGCGTGGCCGAGCCGGGCAATTGCCCCTTCGCCCAGCTCGCCATCACCCCCTACAACGTCTTCTTCGCCTGGACTGGAGTCAACTGCGCGGCCGACCCCATCCTCTACTGCTGGCTCTCCGACGCGGCACGACAGGACATTGTCCACTTGACCACCGCCCTCAAACACAAACTGCCGCGGCTCTGTAGGCGGCTGGAACACCACCGTGCCGACCGGACCCCCAAACACATCTCAGACCTCCC TCAAGTaataacaagtaacattgaaagagtggtaagtCAAAGTTACAAGTTAAGGGAGCAAACAAATTTGCAACCTTACAGCATGCTGCCACTGGGAGAGTTCCTGATATGTTTCCTCATCAGCTTctgcctctccttctccctcttcctcttctgCTCCCAGAGGATCTACAGGGCGTTGGCCAGGAGCAGCGGCGTGGAAgacggagagaagaggaagatcgCCAAGTTGCTGCTCTTGCTCCTCCTGGTCTATATAATCAGCTTTGGGCCTTACCATTTTGCCGCCCTTGCCCATGGCGTGGCCGAGCCGGGCAGTTGCCCCTTCGCCCAGCTCGCTATCACCCCCTACAACGTCTTCTTCGCCTGGACTGGAGTCAACTGTGTGGCCGACCCCATCCTCTACTGCTGGCTCTCCGACACGGCATGA